Within Aphis gossypii isolate Hap1 unplaced genomic scaffold, ASM2018417v2 Contig00916, whole genome shotgun sequence, the genomic segment cataatcataagagagtaTCACGGCAACGGTAAGCagaattactataatattatgacttgagtaactcactgactgataaacgtagagcctgaacaatgatagaccgatgcttacaatttacacggtacattcgtaaaatcgtatcacaaatttagtatgtaataagaaatcattttacaaaatttgcatattaaagtggtgctttcacaagatttttgagaatcaaaacagtcaatgaaaatgtctaagttttgaacaccgttaaaccgaatagtaaataacaaattaatcaaaattcgaatcatattttatagaatttgcatttttaacgggcaacgaagtgcacggggtcagctagtatatatataaataaataaataaataaatcatagcTATCTTTCCAGCGATTGTGGAGTAAAATTAGAGTCGAAACATTTCTTAGATTCAACGATAGCTAACAAAATCCACCTGTAGATGGATTCTGTAAATCGATAAGACCTGTTATCGACAACTTTCGGTTCGTTAGGCTATCGAAAGGTGTGTTATcgacaatttgaaaaaaaaagggaTTCTGTAACTAGGTTTTCGATAGGTTATCGATATTTGTCGttagtaaaatcaataatagccGTTATCGAAAGTGGAACTTCGAAACCCctcgttataaaattaacgacATATTATCTGTTTTATGATCAGccaattaatcaaattaatatattatattattcagtaaaACTTCGAGTTTCGagtattcaaaattcaaataaatcaagtTATATTggatgtttttacttttttaatcgTTTGTTGTATGGGTCTTGTTTATTTGGCTTGGGAACAGATTTTAGAGTTCTTATAATGGAAAGACGTTTAGAAAGGAGAATTTTAAGAGATGGTCAAAATCCTTTTGAGTTACCAAATTACGAGTTCATGGGTTCATTTCGTTTAAACCAACAattggttataaatataattaattcattaaggCCATCATTACAGCATAAAAGAACTTCTGGATTATCTCCAGAAATAcaagtaagtaaatattatgttcagtacttatcaaatttatatcaaattacttTAGTAATAAGttctagaaattaattttaaaattttatttaaatacagataCAAATATATCGATTtagaaagtattttaaatacattattcactcacatattttacaatagtacctattacctaaatttaaatatatttgcttAGGTATTAGTCTGTCTGTACTTTTATGCACAAGGGAGCTATCAAAAAGGATTAGGTGGTAAtagtatgttaaatataagtcAACCATCAGTCAGTCGATGCATACATGCTGTCACTGATGCTATAAATCAGCGTCTGTTCAGAAAATGGATTAAATTGCCAATGACTGGCGCTGAACGACAAAGGGCTCGAGAAAATTTTGCACATGCTCCTCAACCATTTGAAGGTACAATTGGAGCTATTgattgtacatatatacatatacttgcTCCTCCACAACATGAAGAAGCATATGTTAACCATCATGGTAAACATTCACTGAATGTGCAAGCAGTAAGActactttttttcaatttaataaagtggtttatataattatatatttttttcagattgTAAATTCCAAActacaaattttgaatatgaaTGCAAGATATCCAGGGGCTATAAATGACTCATATATTTAGAGTATGTCACCCGTGCGCCGGGCAATGgaataccattataataatggtgaACGCCAAACATGGctgataggtaggtattgagaatatttaagaatattttttttttaaactaatactgCCATATGAACTGTCATTTAAGTgttgcttaaaattatttacatactatGTATATGGTTAATACCAAAGtttgtattatcattgatataattgtatatttaaggaGATGCTGGTTATCCATTGGAACCTTGGCTGATGACTCCACTGCCACATTATCCAGAAGTTACTAGACAGTTTGAgtacactaaaaaaatttgtaaagcCAGGAATGTTGTGGAAAGATTCTTTGGGGTGTTAAAAAGTATGTGGAGATGTTTGTCATATCAGAGAGTACTTATGTATTCACCTGGCATGGCAGGTAAAATTGTCAATGCATGTACTACACTTCATAATATTCGCTTACATTGCAAACTACCTGCTTTTGAAGATTTTGATGTCATTGCTCGAGAAAACAATAGAGTTGAATTACTCGAACATCAACCTGAACCTGAATTTGATCATGAAAGAGCACCTCGAGCAATAGCTCAAcgtatacaaaaacaattaatgttgGAACAATTTGGAAACTATAGGGATGGAAACAATGatgaataaaaacacattacaaattacaaatgtcgtaattttatttggtcGCAGACTATAGCAattatagcatataatatatttaatatcacttTTACTTAATCTAATTTAGATTAacacattataaacataacttctgtaaaacaaaatatcaactaatacttaatagtaatatttaacattttaggattgaaaattgaaattgttttataatatttataatttatcaataacttttgtataaatttctaatatgagttttttgttttccaaCCTTCTTTTGTCAATATcagctattttaaaatttgcttCATCTTCCTTTTcagcaatttttattatttcgtttatttcTAGCGTACTGTTATTAAAACTTTCTTTTTCAGGGCCTCCTCCAGTTTCCATGTGTTCTTTACTTTCACTCGCAGGTCCCATtctatttttggttttttcaaCCTCCCAAAAACGGCGTAGACATTTTGAGACTCTCtggtaaacaaattataataatatctcataTAGATACGCATTTACAacctatatttactttaatatattcaaatatatgtacatcagtagtatgaaaacaattttattaatcttattatttgaAGCTTGTAAGTGGgtagttacaataaaaataagttatcaaAAATGTGTAAGGCATATTTgtactatcataataattgattgaCTACTTAATTCAGTATGGAACtgacaaacaaatatatttattttatattacactaaATCAGTAggtaaagattataatatacctaacttacctaaatagtataattcatataggtacatactttGTTTGCACCTAAGTGAGTGTTGAAATTAACAGCAATTCTTTCCCAAACTGTGTTTTTATCCCGGTTGCTAAATTTGTCCATTTTTTACCTTCGATTATATCCTTTTCTTTTGATAtgcattgtaatataattgatttttccttttcaaaaatattaggaGCACGGacacgtttatttttttctgaattgctcgtcattatttataatatttttattaaatcagaaattcagaaaacaaaatgaaataatgttaataattatacaaattttaaaatattacttttcgtTATCTCaccaattttcattaatatgaaCTTAGTAACACTGATAACAATAGTTATTATCACATaaacttttacataattatagaatacataaatatcGTTTATGCAAAACCAATTATAtggtacataaaaatagttaagggttacataaaagtattatgGGCCACTTAGCTATTGGTCACATAAGCAATTATATGTCACATAACAACAGGACTATGCATACGGGCATAACACACTTGCTTcagcattaatttttttttttttatttacattaattagttGCCGATATAACACGTTTTCTTcccatttcattttatttgtatttataaacattattcaaattacTGCAACCTTGTTTAGGACGAACAAATGTCAGGATTGGCCGAACTgtagtgattattattattattatgagtacttatataaataccgACAAGcccattgtaatattttgtttacgtTACCCGTCGATCCAGACCGACCACTGCGACAAcggatattattttgtatcattAGTTGACCAGTAGAGTACTAGAGTTGTTCATCACCGCCCGTCGAGTTCGGCGggtgttttaaagttttaataaatatgtttgttttttttttcggcattcctatcttttttttttttattgaagtaaCCACTCGcaccatcataatattatatttgacagACTGATGTTACTGGAAATAAAGTTGGGTATTCTTGTCATATGCGGTCTACCGCACACTTACCGTCTACCACACATGCTTTTATACGTCATATCAGTGGCAtagcaaaaaaaatttgggctcccccgcaaaaataaaaaatgggccccaaaaatattgttaaacaaaatataacccTATAACTAAAGGCCCAAATTTACTGCCAAATTAAGCCAATATTTTCCTGATGAAAATTTATCTCTCGATGAGTCTTTACTTCTACATCGTGGTCGGTTAAAATGGCGAcaatatactaaaaacaaaaaagccAAATATGGAATTAAGTTCTACGAACTTTGCTCACATGAtggatatgttttaaatattgatatgtataaagataaaaatacgcCATCAACAGTTATTGAACCTAACCTTGAAGGTTTTACAACAAAAGTTGACAGTATTGTTTTTCATCTGATGAAAccgtatttaaataaagggCATAGCCTTTATAtggataatttttacaatagtgtcacattatcaaatttattgttagaaaaaaaactcacTCGACGGGAACATTAGAAGCAACCGCAAAGGAAATCACAAGGAAGTGACtgccaaaaaattaaaacgtggTGAATATGTATGAAgacagaataaaaatgtatatatgtcaAAGTGGAAAGATAAAAGAGACGTGTTCTGTATCACAACTAAAAATCACCCAAAAATTGTATCTACAACAAATAGATATGGTctcgaaaaaataaaccaatagaGATAAAGGACTACAATGATTTTATGAGTGGTATAGATCGTTCAGATCAGATGGTAAGCTATTACTCGTGTCCCAGAAAAACCGCTAGATGGTATAAAAAGGCGCTATTTCATTTGCTCGATGTATCCACCtggaattcatattttatttttaacaaaaagttTGGTGTAACAAACGTTATCTTTAAGCAATTCCGCGGTTTATccatcaaaaatttaattggtcTTCCAATAGAAACTATTGCAGCAGaacttttcaaaaacaaaaaaagcaaaaaagcaGCACCtgaaaataatcattactCAGAAAAAATACCTCCTCcaccaaattttaaaagagaaatatactttaaaaactgTAAGCAGTGCTATAAGACGAAAATAAGGAAACAAACATCATTCAAAGACAAAAGTTGTGGTAAACCTCTATGCCCTAGTAAATGTTTTGAAGAAAGGCAcaaggataatattatataatatatattataatgtatttttttctcataaaatgtataaaatcttTTCAAAAAGTAGTTGCATATATTGTAaacaactaattattaataataaaaatatattctgacaagttataaaataggttttgttatcatttcaatattagtatttttgtaaagctaaataaattattactgctCTAGCAGTAATGACCTATggcgtaaaaaatgtatacgtgATAGGTCATTACTGCTATAGCAGTACTATAAAAGTGATTCtcttaggtaggtacttgaataatattaaaatgttaagtgaCCACGAACGTGTTAAATTTTGCTTATTTGCTATATAATGTCGTCTAAACACGCATACAAATGTTGCATTCGCAATTGCCCTAGTAATGGTAAGTAGAaacttctatttaaaaattatatgaacgtTGTAAACTGATGTACGTATAGTAACCACGTGGTTAACATTCATCATGACTTATTGCTTTTCATACTGCATTGAATGTTTACACTttcattactattttaatattatgcaattcgAACGAACAATCTTAATCTAGATATAAATTTCCTTGTTTATGGTTGTGTACTTGAGTATACAGTTTTGTTTTGCATCACGATAGAAAACTGTGCGTTCGAATTCCATTGGAAATGGAATATAATACCTTCTATTTTCTAATTGCTTAGTGTAAGAGAATGTTGCACTGTCTGTGCAAAAAGTCCATGctgtaaatcaaatttaagttttaatttttatataagtacattgtacatataaataaagttaggATGTTGATGACTTGCATTTTTTTCCTTggattttatacaatactataagtcatttttgcataatattttagataaatttttgtagtttttgtacaatatgGATGCATTTTTCTCAAACTAaagattttaaagaaaatttgtataacaaaaaaaaattgttttaatattataattgtgggGTTTTTGGTGTTATACATTGTTAAAACAAGTGATCTAACTCTGATCATACacgctttatttttaatcgtacATCCGACATcctaactattaataatatatttaatattaataaatgttctcccaaacaattaaaacatttgataaaCAGCCCTTTTGTACTGACAGTGAGGTATTAAAGGTCAATaagaatgaataataaaagtgtAATTCCATTTTATAGGTATGCAATCTCATCGTTTTCCAAACCCACGTTATTTTTTGGCAAACTTTAACAAATGGGTGAATATTATAGATGCTTATTTGCATAACGTGGACACAAATGaggtgtatttaaaaaaacgagTGTGTTCTGTCCACTTTATCGAAAATGATAGAAGTCCTGGTACAAACCGCTTGAAGTGCAATGTTATACGAACTTTAAATTTGCCAGTAATATTATCCAATCCAGATACTCCTAAAGCAACAGTAGTTGCAATACTTTctgttgatttaaatttatctggTGTTCAGGAGTTGGATGgtgatttaatcaatttaataggtatgttgattcatgttttatattaataaatggcttgtatattattttattttataacattcttGTTTTTTTGCTATTGACATAAGCGATGCTAATAGTTTAAGCTTGCATGAAATGACCATTAATGatgatattaaaagtaaaagcgTAGATgctattaaaaatgcaaatagatcgataacagttttaaaaaaacggCATGGTCATTCTGGTAATTTtgattagattttatattactttattgtaggttgtaaattaatattttatttataaaatgtcttgTTAAATACTTCATACTCATAACTTGTTAATGTCAATTTGTTCTATAGgcttcttaaaaaatattaatgttcgtCGAGTAGTTGATCTAACACCTAAATGTCGTcatctttataaaaatgcattatatttcCAAAGACAAATGACAAATGCAAATTTGAAGAAAGCAATATTTAAAGATCGTCTAACTGCAGCAACAAAATTTTCCAACGTGTTCAATGATAAAATCAGTAATAAGATGATAGTTGCTGGAGCATTATTCACACGTCTTCAATTACGCGaaactaaaaaagaaaaacatggTAGAAGATTTACTAGAGATGAAAAAGTGTTAAGTTTTTCTCTATACAAACGTAGTCCACAGTGCTATCGCCTACTATCAAAGCTTTTCACTTTACCTAGTCGTGAAACactttctaatttattatcaaaagtgCCCATAAACACTGGTATCAATCCTATTCTGATGAAAGTTCTAAAAAgtaatgttgaaaaattaccaccttctcaaaaatattgttctttgTTGTCTGATGAAATGAGCATCAGTGCTgaattacattacaataaacatttagaCAGAATTGAAGGGTTTGAGGATTATGGGTATGAAAGAACTCAGAAGTTTGCTGACCATGCATTGGTGTTCATGGTTCGTggtattactaaaaaatacaagCAACCAATCGCCTATTTCTTTTGCCAAGGGTCAACAAATAGTCATAgactttcaaaaattattaaaaatgttatctgtGAAGTGTATTCAACTGGTCTTCATGTAGTGGCCACTATAAGTGACCAAGGAGCGACAAATGAAGCTGCTATCAATAACTTACATTCTGTTACTAAAGCGCATTACCTTAGACAGAATAAGGAATATAGAGATGACATGTATGAAATTCAAAGTAACAATAAATGCTTCCAAATTATTCACTTATTTGATGCACCACATTTAttaaaaggtaataatatatacattactcattttatatattatagttttaaatgttttaatatgttCATAGGTATTCGAAATAATTTGTTGACAAAAAACTTGATTTTCACTATTGACAACATAACATATGAAGCTAAATGGCaacatataattgatttatatcgGAAAGATAGTGAAATGGAGAATTTGAAGATGTTACCTAGGTTAACTGATAACCATGTCATACCTCAAAAGATCTCAAAAATGAAGGTGAAGTGTGCAGCCCAAGTTTTTAGCCAGCGAGTATCTTCACTAATGGCATTCTTAgcttgtaagtataatattataataagttataatattttttataggcaTACATATCTTATACAAGGTGATTTATACTAACACATACTAATTGCTTCCTCGTATTTCagctcaaaaaataattgatgtcAATGCTCGAGGTACTGCAAAtctttgtttatttaactGATAAGAATATAATCGAGATTGATAAGGGCGTATATTCGAAAATAATTCATCCATCCGACACCAAAGCGCTGCAGTCACTGTCTCGGAAATTTATCATTGAGTTGCCTTTCTATTAGTTATTCTTTTCTATGGACGTGACACCGTCGACTCTCCCTCCACGCTGCAAAGGCTAGGCGGGACGGGAAAACAAGTCGCGCCGGACGAGTGCCGGCCGCCGGCGATCGTGCTCTCTTGCGCTAACCGTACTATGGAAAACTTATCGTTCCGCAAGCCTGACGCAACATCACTTTTTTTTCACTACAACCGTATTTGTGTATTTGTGATCGCACATTTTGGTTTTGTGTGTTGCCGTTTATTgttatcactatttttttgtGGTAATCACGGCCCGTGCGTTCATCAAATAAACCTGCCGCTAAGGCAGATAACTATCACCCGAcgtttgtgtttttttattttgtttttctacgTCACCTGTCGCGACCAACCTGTGACAACCACTGCCGTCAACCAGGCCGCGTCAAATTGGCTCCCCGCAGAGGAATTACGAACCTCAAGTCGAAGTCAGCGTAAAGGTAAGAGTTTTTATTCACGCTGACACATCACACATACCTCGGATAAAttgcttattatattagtattaaggTATTTTAACCAGGTCTGTGTTTTCCGGTTATCTAGGATTCCCCAGTTAGAATTACGTAAGAAGTATTTTGGTACGTAAGGGGAATTACGCTGCAACCACGAATAACCGTGAAATGGCTGTGAGaagtagttaaaatataacagcATTACAGAGTTATATAACACAACCCCCCCGAACACTTGCTTTTCGTACCGTGACACTACTGCAGATAACAGCGCGGCGTACGAGTAAGAATACTCAAACCCGTATCGCTGCCGTCGTCGTaagtcgccgccgccgcgcgcCACCGAGACAAACAGgtttcgccgccgccgccgccgcaatCAGCTACACAGCTGATTATCATTTGCTCGAGCATAATTAAAACATCGATTGAAAACATCGCACAAAtccctttttttatatacgttacaatattatttatttgtttttttttttactctctTTTTTGCTCACACCCACAACCGAATAATGTCGGAGCAACCGTCCCGTAAAACAAGCACAAGCTACCGTCTACGCGATAGTTAACATCCGCATTTGTTTGATGTCAGGTAAATCGTTACAACGATTGACGACGGCGCAGCTACGTAGCGAGTGTACGGCCCGGAGAATAAGCAGTCCGGCTCTAAACCGGACATAATTCTCAGGCTCAAGGAACATATTCGGGAAAGAGGACAGGACCCCGGGAACGTCAGGTTCTATCCCGTGCAACcatcaataaacatattagcGAACGGTACGGGAGAGCAACCGGACGCTTCCCCAACGCTGGCAGACACAAGTGCCAGTCAGATATTCGGACTAGGGCTTACGATTTCATGTGTACTTAAATACACGGGTACACGTGTAATTATGAAACCCGTGTATTGATCCGTGTATTTAATGTTAcacttgtatttaatattacacgtgtatttaatgttacacttgtatttaatataacacgtgtttttaatgatatatattaattgataatgtattatatatgttaatatatttagcatatagaaaaaaaccaatttaacagtcggtaataaataataaatatacaatattaatagaagATATTAGTCTCACATTCCAgtcttagataatataataacattataaattataattaatattaaataaaaaacattaacaacaaaacaaataataataaacaataattataataatttgtataaggttataaatatattaatcaattagatgtctattttgatacaaaaaaaactaacgTGTTTACATTTTCTGGGAGTAAGCAGCTCCTTTTTGGTGTAACAATATTTCCAGCAGTTGAAAAATATCTTTCAGAGCTGACTGATGTAGCTGGTATTGTGAGATATTTCTTCGCACATTCGCTAATGATTGGATACTTGATTGTTCTTGTATTCCACCACTCAAAAGGATCCAAATCAAATCTTAGTTGAGGTTCAGCCAGATAACcttgtaattgtatttttggatCATTCATATCGATCATTTCGTCACCGTATAGGAACTTCATGGCACTTGTATGTGCATTTTTTGTATGTTCCGTAACTGAAACCTGTGGATAATTAGTTTCAAGTATATTTTGCAACTCTTTTCGAATATCATATCTTGAATCAAGTGACTCATGTTCTAAGTCCTTATACCTTGGATCGAGTAAAGAAGATATTTGACTTAGGCTTACAGTACTTGAGGATGTCCATTCGAGATTAAAACgggtttttatttgtgttttaagtGATTGcttgaaatatatttcaatatcatcTTCAGTgtcatttattgataaatgtttttctatTACTTTTTGTAGTAATGGTCTGACCATTGAAACGGGAGAATGCTTTTCATCACAAAATAGTTGCGTTATTATTTGTAGTGGTTTGAGTTTTTTGATAAGAAACTCTACCCTAGCTTATTGGCTCTCtgtaatttcaaacttttgtGCCATAGTTGCACTTGTAATAGCTAGATCAGCTATGACGTTAGCTAATGGAGATCGATTAAGATATAGACGTTCTAACATCATGAAGGTAGAATTCCAAAGTGTCTTACAGTATTGAATCAAAGCCGTTTTTGCCATACCAAGCTGTTCTTGTTTAATTTCTAATGATCGTTTCGCtatatttgaatgtttaaaatgagAAACAAGTTT encodes:
- the LOC126555567 gene encoding E3 SUMO-protein ligase ZBED1-like, producing the protein MVRPLLQKVIEKHLSINDTEDDIEIYFKQSLKTQIKTRFNLEWTSSSTVSLSQISSLLDPRYKDLEHESLDSRYDIRKELQNILETNYPQVSVTEHTKNAHTSAMKFLYGDEMIDMNDPKIQLQGYLAEPQLRFDLDPFEWWNTRTIKYPIISECAKKYLTIPATSVSSERYFSTAGNIVTPKRSCLLPENVNTLVFFVSK